acgttgtccggaaaattctttgtaataactttataacccggtgatgtatattgagtattctatggccatgagtgctctcttggggAGTTCGTGTTgctgctgtagtgaattgatctcaGTGGGTGCTAAGTtttgcttatgtataggaaagggaaaggagaatgggaatgttcattcgaggaagtgaagcaggtttcttaggaagacatatatggggaacataatatTCGGATCGCGACTACGACTACtcaacttctaaatcagcaccGAGTTACAATCatcaattgcattttttacataaccgaacaacatgctcgatattatgacatcctggaccacaatcaAGGGTAGTGAGGGCAAATTGATCatgggggggcaaagtggtcacctgcttgtttggtagtataactattgactatgaaaaatgaaaaaaaaaattgccctctcgatagccattgggCCATAGTTctatgcgcatggtatctaaggaatttcacgTGAAATTTAGTATATTCAATCTAATATataggggggtctccgtagccacattggttgcgcgttcgcttagtaagcgatcgatcgtgagttcaaaactcagggccctcattgaccatctttgtgttgttacagaataactacgtccacgcaacaatcatcagcgatggagatcgatccacggtcgaaataagatcgattcatccatacaactgctctgctctgcaagacacatcgggctgctgttctataaataactcaacaatgatcaatcaactgtctccgatgtccggtctaactggataatggaagaacagaacgaaaactcttacgcctatatggcaactgtgtaaatgtgtaccatatgcaatggtatagaagggaatactctaacgccgaaaacatggcaactgtgtaatgtgctaattatagatatgataaacatatgacatgtacacgattgaaattcggctctgttacagctaaaatgctaatgagcctaaaataaacaaaagggataagaatctaatatattggacaaatcacagtttggacaactgttcacatattctaggagaggttaacagatattttgttcaatctcagcgattaattagcacaGAGTTTTCTTtcgtgtttgggggcaaagtggtcataggcgTTAttcacttacaatgttctgtttactaaagctgatatatttcgtcacattctgctcttcaAGAGGTTTCTTTTGTGGtattgaccctggaaaaatatgccactccaactaaacgaagccttattatgcggaacgttatgtgtttcttactacatttttgtatgcatgagaaaaattaaattgagactctaggtgaataggccaagcttatttcataaatgtacctactatatcaagtatgatttgaacaaatttggacgaaaaaaacacattaatctatcccatttagcttgatatgtgcgggtgaccactatgcccccacttcccctacatgagttgttagtagcaagacctacacgataaaaacttgaattgagcacaaattgaatgGGCAACATACATAACAATAACAGATAAATGCCCATTATCGGTATATCGAGAATAATTCtttatacgcatcaactcacattgtgagctgaTGCCCGAATTTAGGTTACCTTGtggtttgtgttttgttatcaataccttcaaacatccacgttttcttactatgagcaagttcatgagtccaatcgcaaaactgttcattgattgattttctaattgaccccgttgaatttagcttttactataaaattcctagtatttctaacaaaactgtttcatttatatggcagacctcccccctcccctcttcagAAAGGTAGGagaagtgttgaaccaccttatggcgggtttacataagggagatctatagctatagatggatttattcacgtaaaaatagatgtaaacgggtgagaataaatatgatacacttattcgaggtatatataacttgaataaattcagcatatgtaaacactTGTGagtttctcactggtgagaaatcactaaagttggatgcagttctacttcaggtgaataaattcaccgaaaatatgaatatatttattatagaagttcacgctagtgtaaacggttgatgcgatttttataaatctcatcatatttcttcacatgaatatatcactagtctaaacccacccttagacatGTTTCTtgctctctaaaacctccacatgccaaatgtgattcggtttgcttgattagttcttgaattatgcagatatGTATGCTTCGTATGTATGGCAGTAAAGAGagaagggaggagtatctaaccaccatagaaacatctattgcaccctaaaaccttcagatgcctaatttggtttcatttgcttgaataattttcgagtaatgcagaaatttgtgtttcatttgtatggcagcacccccttagcgagggggatggagtgtcttaccaccatagaaacatttattgcaccctaaaacctccacatgccaaatttcgttccatttgcgtgattaattctcgagtaatgccgaaatttgtgtttcatttgtatggacgCCCCCTCTTAGGGAGAGGggcggagagtctaaccaccatagaaacatttattgcaccctaaaacctttagatgcctaatttggtttcatttgcttgaataattctcgagtaaagtgcgattcacatacaacatccacgtcacgttcacgttccgtcccgtcacgttgcgtcaattattcttccaagcagcttttatgcaaacattcacatacaccggcaacggcaacttcgacttgccgttgctggtgtatgtgaatgcttcaataggaattgcatggatgaataattgacgcaacgtgacgtgacggaacgtgaacgtgacgtggatgttgtatgtgaatcgcgctttatgcagaaatttgtgttttatttatatggcagccccccttagggagggggagGTGTCTCAAACTATAACGAaaatcttccccggccccaaaaacccctatataccaattttcatgttgatcggttcagtagtttccgagtccataataatcagacagacagacagacagacagaattccatttttatatatatatatatatagatttaacaATCCGGACATTTCGGATGCAAAGGATTGGCACAAACAGTCCTATTTTATGTATATTACAACAATTGTACCGTCCTCGAATAAGCACCAACTAATTCCTTTTACTCGCTAgaactttttcaattttgctaATTTATTGTTTCGCTGCAGCGCCATTCGCCGTAGCTTCCGCCAGTACGGCTTCTGCTCCGGATCAAGTTCATCCAAAGTTTGTGGTTTACCAACGTGCAAACTCCACAACCAATCCGGATACTCAGAATCTGGTTTCAGCTTTATGTCCTCGCCCTTTTTCATTATATTACTGCCGCAAACATAGTTTACCAATTTGTTGACATCCGTTTCTACCGGTATCACTTTTTTCTCCACCACAGGACCAAGCTTGCCTAGTTTCTTTTTCTTTGATCCAAGAGCTAAAAGAATATTTGAAAACGATTTTGAATTACTCGGTATTTGATTAACTAGCTCACCTCCACCCGGCTTAGGTGTTGCATAATTTCTAATTGCGGCTATTTGAATTGAACACCGTCGAAACATAGAGGATAATATACTGCTGGCTATGACTGTATTCATAATAACTACACAAAATAATACAATATTCGAAGAATAATTATCCAAAAACCATTAAATTTAATCCAGAAtttgtgtttgtttatttttgagAACGTTCACATGCTTCTGCTGTCAAGTTTGTGCGAGTGCGACAAATGAAACCGTTCACCCGATGAACTTTTTGTTCATCGCGCACTCATTTTCTGCTCTGCTGTCAGCTGGCCCAAACAAATATGGGCTCCGTTGAATAACATTTGAACATCGAGATGAAACCGGAGATTTTGTAAACCATGGTGGCCATAAAAACCCTAGGGAAGACTGCTATATACATCGCAATTGGCGGTATCACCGCTACAATGTTCATGAAGTTGAAATTGG
The Toxorhynchites rutilus septentrionalis strain SRP chromosome 2, ASM2978413v1, whole genome shotgun sequence genome window above contains:
- the LOC129770582 gene encoding 39S ribosomal protein L54, mitochondrial produces the protein MNTVIASSILSSMFRRCSIQIAAIRNYATPKPGGALGSKKKKLGKLGPVVEKKVIPVETDVNKLVNYVCGSNIMKKGEDIKLKPDSEYPDWLWSLHVGKPQTLDELDPEQKPYWRKLRRMALQRNNKLAKLKKF